One Gemmatimonadota bacterium DNA window includes the following coding sequences:
- a CDS encoding ABC transporter permease, with protein sequence MFRNYLTIAYRNALRHRGYAVINVMGLAVGMTCCILILLYVQDELGYDRYASRHDRIYRLTMSIETPDRAETRTARSPTAWGWMLTDAFPEVEGFTRIKAPLVSWQVTYVEGNRRFNEPGFYFADPGILDLFDFNLVRGDANTALNAPNTVVMTESTAARYFGDEEALGKVIRIDNTYDLTVTGVMEDVPRNSHMTFGFLGSFETLNVNPIYGGTDYGRNTQNFGPDLYTYLLLAEGFPPESLDPKLAEFIESRYGPALNQFNAQIEAELQPLTSIHLHSSLDGELGANSDIAYIYIFSAVAFFLLLIACINFMNLATARSAGRAREVGIRKVLGAFRVQLIGQFMGESTIMAVLSLIVAVGLVYAFLPAFNALAGKDLVFAFDDMGMAFGLIGIVVLAGALAGSYPALFLSSFQPVAVLKGSSRAGAVNTNLRKMLVVLQFVISVVFIIGTGAVADQMRFVQDKHLGFEKEQLVVMPLGDPRQRLIYNAYKDKITGYPQVLGVTVANEMPGGLVNDILFTPSGV encoded by the coding sequence TCGTAACGCCCTGCGCCACCGAGGATACGCCGTAATCAACGTCATGGGTCTCGCGGTCGGAATGACCTGTTGCATCCTGATCCTGCTTTACGTACAGGACGAACTCGGCTATGACCGGTACGCGTCCCGGCACGACCGCATCTATAGGCTCACCATGTCGATCGAGACGCCAGACAGGGCGGAAACCCGCACCGCGCGAAGCCCGACGGCCTGGGGGTGGATGCTGACCGACGCCTTCCCGGAAGTCGAAGGGTTCACCCGCATCAAGGCGCCGCTGGTCTCCTGGCAGGTCACCTACGTGGAAGGCAACAGACGGTTCAACGAGCCGGGTTTCTACTTCGCGGATCCCGGCATCCTGGACCTGTTCGACTTCAACCTGGTCCGCGGCGACGCGAACACGGCTCTGAACGCGCCCAATACGGTGGTCATGACCGAATCCACGGCGGCCCGGTACTTCGGTGACGAGGAAGCCCTGGGCAAGGTGATCCGGATCGACAACACGTACGACCTGACCGTGACCGGCGTCATGGAGGACGTGCCGCGCAATTCCCATATGACCTTCGGCTTCCTCGGGTCCTTCGAAACGCTCAACGTCAACCCCATCTACGGGGGTACGGATTACGGCAGGAACACGCAGAACTTCGGCCCGGACCTGTATACCTACCTGTTACTCGCCGAAGGGTTCCCGCCCGAATCCCTCGATCCGAAACTGGCGGAGTTCATCGAATCACGCTACGGACCGGCCCTGAACCAGTTCAACGCGCAAATCGAAGCCGAACTTCAACCGCTGACCAGTATACACCTGCATTCGAGCCTCGACGGGGAACTCGGCGCGAACAGCGATATCGCCTACATTTACATCTTCTCGGCCGTTGCGTTCTTTCTCCTGCTGATCGCCTGCATCAACTTCATGAACCTGGCGACGGCCCGTTCCGCCGGCCGCGCCCGGGAAGTCGGCATCCGCAAGGTGCTGGGGGCGTTCCGCGTTCAGCTGATCGGCCAGTTCATGGGTGAATCGACGATCATGGCGGTACTTTCACTGATCGTGGCCGTGGGTCTGGTCTACGCGTTTCTTCCCGCGTTCAACGCCCTGGCCGGCAAGGACCTGGTCTTTGCCTTCGACGATATGGGCATGGCATTCGGCCTGATCGGCATCGTGGTACTGGCCGGTGCGCTGGCCGGCAGCTATCCGGCGCTGTTCCTGTCGTCGTTCCAGCCGGTTGCCGTGCTGAAGGGCTCCTCCAGGGCGGGCGCGGTGAATACGAACCTGCGGAAGATGCTGGTCGTGCTTCAATTCGTGATATCGGTCGTGTTCATCATCGGCACGGGCGCGGTGGCGGATCAGATGCGTTTCGTGCAGGACAAGCACCTGGGATTCGAAAAAGAACAGCTGGTGGTCATGCCGCTTGGAGATCCCAGGCAGCGCCTCATATACAA